A window from Pseudobutyrivibrio ruminis HUN009 encodes these proteins:
- the queC gene encoding 7-cyano-7-deazaguanine synthase QueC, which translates to MKALVLVSGGLDSTTCLALAVKEYGHENVVGLSIFYGQRHDKEIKAADDVCEYYKVEHITLDLSTMFQFSDCTLLQHSDGEIPEESYDKQLEKTDGKPVSTYVPFRNGLFLSSAAAIALSKGCSKIYYGAHADDAAGNAYPDCSSDFNNAMNTAIYEGSGKQLSIEAPFINKNKAGVVKVGMELGVPYELTWSCYEGHDKACGKCGTCIDRIAAFELNGIKDPIEYEN; encoded by the coding sequence ATGAAAGCTTTAGTACTTGTTAGCGGAGGCTTGGACAGCACAACTTGTCTTGCCTTGGCAGTAAAAGAATATGGACATGAAAACGTGGTGGGACTTTCTATTTTCTATGGTCAGCGTCACGATAAGGAAATCAAAGCAGCGGATGATGTTTGCGAATACTACAAAGTGGAGCATATCACACTTGATTTATCTACAATGTTCCAGTTCAGCGATTGCACATTGCTTCAGCATTCTGACGGAGAAATCCCAGAGGAGTCATATGACAAACAGCTTGAAAAGACAGATGGCAAGCCAGTAAGCACCTATGTGCCTTTCAGAAATGGATTGTTCCTTTCTAGCGCTGCAGCAATTGCACTTTCTAAGGGGTGCTCGAAAATCTATTATGGTGCTCATGCTGATGATGCAGCTGGTAACGCATATCCGGATTGCTCAAGCGATTTCAACAACGCTATGAACACAGCAATCTACGAAGGAAGTGGAAAGCAGCTTTCAATCGAGGCACCGTTTATCAATAAGAATAAAGCTGGTGTTGTAAAGGTTGGCATGGAGCTTGGAGTTCCTTATGAACTCACATGGTCATGCTATGAAGGCCATGACAAGGCATGCGGAAAATGCGGTACATGTATCGACAGAATTGCAGCCTTTGAATTAAATGGAATCAAAGATCCGATTGAGTATGAGAATTAA
- the queE gene encoding putative 7-carboxy-7-deazaguanine synthase QueE, with amino-acid sequence MSVFNVVEKFVSINGEGQHAGELAVFIRLRGCNLSCSYCDTRWACTADAPAEEMTETQIVDYVISTGVKRVTLTGGEPLLSPHVIDLLKAFAANPDIFVEIETNGSVDIHPFACIDNPPAFTLDYKLAGSGMEDKMLLSNFDVLTAKDTVKFVCSDVSELDKVCEIVDDYRISDKCTCLISPVFGRIEPADMVDYLIDHKRNDIRLQLQLHKFIWDPNKRGV; translated from the coding sequence ATGTCGGTATTTAATGTAGTAGAAAAATTCGTAAGCATAAACGGTGAAGGTCAGCATGCCGGTGAGCTTGCAGTGTTCATCAGGCTTCGTGGCTGCAATCTTAGCTGTAGCTATTGTGACACCAGATGGGCTTGTACAGCAGATGCTCCTGCAGAGGAAATGACAGAAACACAGATTGTGGACTACGTCATCTCTACTGGAGTGAAGCGTGTTACTCTTACAGGCGGTGAGCCACTTCTTTCGCCACATGTTATTGATTTGTTAAAGGCCTTTGCTGCCAACCCTGATATTTTTGTTGAGATAGAAACAAATGGAAGTGTTGATATACATCCATTTGCTTGTATAGATAATCCGCCAGCATTCACTCTTGATTACAAGTTGGCAGGTTCGGGAATGGAAGATAAAATGCTTCTTTCAAACTTTGATGTTCTTACAGCAAAGGACACAGTCAAGTTTGTTTGTTCTGATGTAAGTGAACTTGATAAGGTTTGTGAGATTGTTGATGATTATCGTATTTCCGATAAATGTACTTGCTTGATAAGTCCTGTGTTTGGACGAATTGAGCCAGCAGACATGGTTGATTATCTGATTGACCACAAAAGAAATGATATAAGATTGCAGTTACAACTTCACAAATTCATTTGGGATCCAAATAAACGAGGTGTTTAA
- a CDS encoding SDR family NAD(P)-dependent oxidoreductase, with product MKTALITGATSGIGLEFAKRLADRGYRLIVTGRRVERLNELAEQVNVPVEIISGDLSKKKECFALLDKLKEERIDVFINNAGFGVAGSFLETDIDREVSMIKVNDVAMHILFKGILQKMDADGAGQILNVASSAGLLPGGPYMAGYYASKAYVTSLTRAVAVELKEKGSKVKVSALCPGPVDTEFNDRADVVFALKGISPEKCVAEALKGMDRGKTIIVPGFGMRLAMAFQHLLPIPILVKLTGHQQKKKLG from the coding sequence ATGAAAACAGCACTTATTACAGGAGCAACATCGGGAATCGGCCTTGAGTTTGCAAAGCGACTTGCAGACAGGGGCTACAGATTGATTGTCACAGGACGAAGAGTAGAGCGACTTAATGAACTAGCAGAGCAGGTAAATGTTCCTGTGGAAATAATCTCTGGCGACCTTAGCAAGAAAAAGGAATGCTTCGCCCTTCTTGATAAGCTTAAGGAGGAGCGTATTGATGTATTTATCAATAATGCAGGCTTTGGCGTGGCAGGCTCATTCCTTGAAACAGATATTGATAGAGAAGTTTCTATGATAAAGGTCAATGATGTTGCAATGCACATTCTTTTTAAGGGAATTCTTCAAAAGATGGATGCAGATGGTGCTGGTCAGATTTTAAATGTAGCTTCATCAGCGGGGCTCCTTCCAGGAGGTCCATACATGGCTGGCTACTACGCAAGCAAGGCATATGTCACAAGTCTTACTCGCGCTGTTGCAGTAGAGCTCAAGGAAAAAGGCTCAAAGGTAAAGGTTTCGGCTCTTTGCCCAGGGCCAGTAGATACTGAGTTCAATGACAGAGCAGATGTAGTTTTTGCATTGAAGGGAATCAGCCCTGAAAAATGTGTGGCTGAAGCACTTAAGGGAATGGATAGAGGTAAAACAATTATCGTGCCAGGCTTTGGCATGAGACTTGCCATGGCTTTCCAGCATTTGCTTCCAATTCCAATCCTTGTTAAGCTTACAGGCCATCAGCAGAAAAAGAAACTTGGCTAA
- a CDS encoding Asp23/Gls24 family envelope stress response protein → MAENKNFVININGDGGVNISEEVVGIIAGLGAVEVDGVESLAGNLTAETISKAGQGKLAKAIRVVDSEPGKISVHMAINMKYGYEIPKVSGMVQEKVKSAVETMTGLEVTAVDIRIATVSVAANN, encoded by the coding sequence ATGGCAGAGAACAAGAATTTTGTTATAAATATTAATGGCGATGGCGGTGTAAACATCTCTGAAGAGGTTGTTGGTATTATCGCTGGCCTTGGTGCAGTTGAGGTTGATGGCGTTGAGTCACTTGCAGGCAACCTTACAGCTGAAACTATTTCAAAGGCAGGTCAGGGAAAGCTTGCAAAGGCTATCAGAGTAGTAGACAGCGAGCCAGGCAAAATCTCAGTACACATGGCTATCAATATGAAGTATGGCTACGAAATCCCAAAGGTTTCAGGCATGGTTCAGGAAAAGGTTAAGTCAGCAGTTGAGACTATGACAGGTCTTGAGGTTACAGCTGTAGATATTCGTATCGCAACTGTTAGCGTTGCAGCAAACAATTAA
- the folE gene encoding GTP cyclohydrolase I FolE yields MAINKELIKESIRNIIIALGDDPERAGLKETPDRVARMYEEVFEGMNYTNEQIAEMFNKTFDEDYYDETNQDLVFVKDIEVFSYCEHHLALMYDMKVSVAYIPKGKVIGLSKIARIADMAAKRLQLQERIGNDIAEIIQMVTGSEDVAVFIEASHSCMTARGIKNASAKTHTQTLRGRFKTDRDLLQRLL; encoded by the coding sequence ATGGCTATAAATAAAGAGCTTATTAAAGAAAGCATTAGAAATATTATTATTGCCCTTGGTGATGACCCTGAAAGAGCAGGACTTAAGGAGACTCCTGATAGAGTTGCTCGCATGTACGAAGAAGTTTTTGAGGGCATGAATTACACAAATGAACAGATTGCAGAGATGTTCAACAAGACCTTTGATGAGGATTATTACGATGAAACAAATCAGGATCTTGTTTTTGTAAAGGACATCGAAGTTTTCTCATATTGCGAGCATCATCTTGCGCTTATGTACGATATGAAAGTAAGCGTTGCCTACATTCCAAAGGGCAAGGTCATCGGTCTTTCAAAAATCGCACGTATTGCTGATATGGCTGCGAAGCGTCTTCAGCTTCAGGAACGTATCGGCAACGATATTGCAGAAATCATCCAGATGGTTACAGGCTCTGAGGATGTAGCAGTATTTATTGAGGCAAGTCATAGTTGCATGACTGCCAGAGGAATTAAAAATGCCAGTGCAAAGACCCATACACAGACATTAAGAGGTCGTTTCAAGACTGACAGAGATTTACTTCAGAGATTATTATAA
- the surE gene encoding 5'/3'-nucleotidase SurE, translated as MRILITNDDGINSDGIIRLARAAKEFGEVWVVAPESQRSAASHSISLHNSIDVYPCEEFPVEGVFAYSCSGTPGDCVRVGGLSVMPERPDVILSGINFGYNCASDIQYSATCGAAFEGAFQGYHAIALSEGACDCHQVTDKYIKQVLKKLLAEPLAPGMIHNVNFPGCELSDCGGILYDRKVSRGMFYKDSYDVVENLDDGGVRYMVNGCYTPVAEEGTDFDAILNNYVSVGVVNNVGY; from the coding sequence ATGAGAATATTAATTACAAATGACGACGGTATAAATTCAGATGGAATTATTCGTTTGGCCAGAGCAGCTAAGGAGTTTGGTGAGGTTTGGGTGGTTGCACCTGAAAGCCAAAGAAGTGCAGCAAGCCACAGCATTTCCCTTCATAATTCCATTGATGTTTACCCATGTGAGGAATTTCCTGTAGAGGGTGTTTTTGCATATTCTTGCAGTGGAACACCAGGAGATTGCGTTAGAGTTGGCGGATTGAGCGTTATGCCTGAGCGCCCCGATGTGATTCTTTCAGGAATTAATTTTGGATACAATTGTGCTTCGGATATTCAGTATTCAGCTACCTGCGGAGCAGCCTTTGAGGGAGCCTTCCAAGGGTATCACGCAATAGCTCTTTCGGAAGGAGCTTGTGATTGCCATCAGGTAACTGACAAATATATAAAGCAGGTTTTAAAGAAGCTTTTGGCGGAGCCACTTGCTCCAGGAATGATTCATAATGTCAACTTCCCAGGATGCGAATTATCAGATTGTGGGGGTATTTTATACGACAGAAAAGTTTCCCGAGGAATGTTTTATAAAGACTCCTATGATGTGGTGGAAAACCTTGATGATGGCGGCGTCAGATACATGGTAAATGGCTGCTATACACCGGTTGCAGAGGAGGGCACTGACTTTGATGCAATCCTTAATAACTATGTGTCTGTCGGGGTTGTAAATAATGTAGGTTATTGA
- the queF gene encoding preQ(1) synthase, which translates to MTDSRKEEGTLTLLGNKNNVYPDNYAPEMLQTFINKHPENDYFVKFNCPEFTSLCPITGQPDFANIIISYVPGEKMVESKSLKLYLFSFRNHGDFHEDCVNIIMKDLIKLMDPKYIEVWGKFTPRGGISIDPYCNYGKPGTKWEKVAEDRLFNHDMYPEKVDNR; encoded by the coding sequence ATGACAGATAGCAGAAAAGAAGAAGGAACACTTACACTTTTAGGAAATAAAAATAACGTATACCCAGACAACTACGCACCAGAGATGCTTCAGACATTCATTAATAAGCATCCTGAGAATGACTATTTTGTAAAATTCAACTGCCCAGAGTTTACATCACTTTGTCCAATCACTGGCCAGCCAGATTTTGCAAACATCATCATCTCTTATGTGCCAGGTGAAAAGATGGTAGAGAGCAAGTCATTAAAGCTTTACTTATTCAGCTTCAGAAATCACGGTGATTTCCATGAGGATTGCGTAAACATCATCATGAAGGATTTAATAAAGCTTATGGATCCTAAGTACATCGAAGTTTGGGGTAAGTTCACTCCAAGAGGAGGAATCTCTATCGACCCATATTGCAACTACGGTAAGCCAGGAACTAAGTGGGAAAAGGTTGCAGAGGACAGACTTTTCAATCATGATATGTATCCAGAAAAAGTAGATAACAGATAA
- a CDS encoding 6-pyruvoyl trahydropterin synthase family protein: MYYLTAEASFDGAHFLAGYEGKCSNLHGHRWRVILKIKASELQAEGQQRGMVVDFGDVKNALKKETDFFDHTFIYEEGSLKETTVAALNEENFLMRVVPFRPTAENFSKYFYEKFEEYGFEVAEVTVYETPNNCASYSK; the protein is encoded by the coding sequence ATGTATTATTTAACTGCAGAAGCATCATTCGACGGCGCTCATTTTTTGGCCGGCTACGAAGGCAAGTGTTCTAATCTTCATGGTCATCGCTGGAGAGTGATTCTAAAAATAAAGGCTAGCGAGCTTCAGGCTGAGGGTCAGCAGCGCGGCATGGTTGTAGATTTTGGTGATGTAAAAAATGCTCTCAAAAAAGAGACAGATTTCTTTGATCACACATTTATATATGAAGAAGGATCACTAAAGGAGACAACTGTTGCAGCTCTCAATGAGGAAAACTTCCTTATGAGAGTGGTTCCTTTCAGACCTACAGCAGAAAACTTTTCAAAGTATTTTTATGAGAAGTTTGAGGAATACGGCTTTGAGGTTGCTGAAGTGACTGTATATGAAACTCCAAACAACTGCGCAAGCTATAGCAAGTAG
- a CDS encoding glycoside hydrolase family 5 protein — protein sequence MRKFDGYIHGINLGGWLSQCVHTKEHYDSFIHESDIETIKKWGMDHFRVPVDYELVERGAGDYKEEGFQYIQNAIDWAGKNGLNMVLDLHKTAGFSFDAGEAETGFFENEDYQERFYLLWEEFAKRFGKYSDRLSFELLNEVTEKEYCDTWNRISRTCVERIRKYAPDIKILIGGYYNNAIESLKDIAPPYDENIVYNFHCYEPLIFTHQGAHWIPTMDNDFRMPFDVTYKEYKQNTRNNLEGFTINFDSYNENDKIGIEFFRDLVKEAVRVADERNVALYCGEFGVINLASPEDSKKWYEMICKCFDEYGIGRAAWSFRQMDFGIEDEHMASVRDDILKMI from the coding sequence ATGAGAAAATTTGATGGTTACATCCATGGAATTAACTTGGGAGGTTGGCTGTCTCAGTGCGTTCACACAAAGGAGCACTATGATTCATTTATTCACGAATCAGATATCGAAACAATCAAGAAATGGGGCATGGACCATTTCAGAGTTCCTGTGGATTACGAGCTTGTAGAACGTGGCGCAGGAGACTATAAGGAAGAGGGCTTCCAGTACATCCAAAATGCAATCGACTGGGCTGGCAAAAATGGCCTGAATATGGTTCTTGATTTGCACAAAACAGCAGGCTTCAGCTTTGATGCAGGTGAGGCAGAGACAGGCTTCTTTGAAAACGAGGATTATCAGGAGCGTTTCTATCTTCTTTGGGAAGAGTTTGCAAAGAGATTTGGCAAATATTCTGACCGCCTCAGCTTTGAGCTTCTTAACGAAGTTACTGAAAAAGAATACTGTGATACATGGAATAGAATTTCACGTACATGTGTAGAGCGTATCAGAAAGTATGCTCCAGACATCAAGATTCTCATCGGCGGATATTACAACAACGCAATCGAATCCCTTAAGGACATTGCGCCACCTTATGATGAAAACATTGTATACAATTTCCATTGCTATGAGCCACTGATATTCACACATCAGGGAGCACATTGGATTCCAACAATGGACAATGATTTCAGAATGCCATTTGATGTTACATACAAGGAGTACAAGCAGAATACTCGAAACAATCTTGAAGGCTTCACTATTAACTTTGATTCTTACAACGAGAATGATAAAATTGGAATAGAGTTCTTTAGAGACTTAGTGAAGGAAGCCGTTCGTGTGGCAGATGAAAGAAACGTGGCTCTTTATTGTGGAGAGTTTGGCGTAATCAATCTTGCATCTCCAGAGGATAGTAAGAAATGGTACGAAATGATTTGCAAGTGCTTCGATGAGTATGGCATCGGCCGTGCAGCATGGAGTTTCAGACAGATGGATTTTGGTATCGAAGATGAACACATGGCTTCCGTTAGAGACGATATTTTGAAAATGATTTAA
- a CDS encoding SHOCT domain-containing protein: MSNFSAAEEIQKYKDLLDQGVITEEEFQQKKADLLNATPITTSSSASMSAHTTGIVAYLTWIGFLIAVLVGDREGAKFHINQALVINLFFFACAIPVLGWVWWIVMVVLWIMALVGACNDEEKPVPILGGIKILN; this comes from the coding sequence ATGAGTAATTTTTCAGCAGCAGAAGAAATCCAAAAGTATAAGGATTTGCTTGACCAGGGAGTTATCACAGAGGAAGAATTCCAGCAGAAAAAAGCTGATTTGCTTAATGCAACACCTATCACAACAAGCTCATCAGCTAGCATGAGCGCACACACAACAGGTATTGTTGCATATCTTACATGGATTGGATTCTTAATCGCAGTTCTTGTAGGTGATCGTGAGGGAGCTAAGTTCCACATCAATCAAGCTCTTGTAATCAACCTCTTCTTCTTCGCATGTGCTATTCCAGTACTTGGATGGGTTTGGTGGATTGTTATGGTTGTTCTTTGGATTATGGCATTAGTTGGTGCTTGCAATGACGAAGAAAAACCAGTTCCTATTCTTGGTGGAATTAAGATTCTTAACTAA